The DNA region TACGAAATAGGCGTCTCGGAGCCAGCAATAGCGGTAGTCCCAGTTTCTCCCTCCACCAAGCTCCTCCGGAAGACTCGTCGTAAGCGCAGCCAGAATAGCGCCGGTGTCCTCATAGCAATGAAGCTTTAACGTGAGGGCGGAGCGGATGGTTTCCCGCTGAAAAAGATAGGGGATCGCGCAATGCTTGACCCAAAGCCTCCAGTATTCCGCCGTCTGGTCGAGAAACGCGTGCGTGACTTTGACAAGGTCATCTTCAATGCCTGAACTCCACGTAAGCCCGAAATAAAGTGGTTCCCGGAGTGAAAAGGGACCCTCTTCACAGAGGTAAGTAAGAGACATATTGGTTACAGTGCGTAAGCACTCGTTTCGCATTTCAAACCGAAGATGACTGTTTCCTCGAATCGCTTTCGCAGCTTCCTTCTCCCATCCGATCACCGGTCGGCACCTGACCTGAATCGTCGGGTTCCCTTTCACCGGTTCCAAAATTCTGAACATCGTCATCGGGCGATACATTCGCCCATGCTGTAAAAAGCGAGGACAAAAATCCGTAATTCGAAACCGTCCCCCTTCCTCCGTTTGAACTTCAGTGATCAAGATATTCGTATTGGGTACGTAACTCTGTACGCCTTCCGACTTTCCAACGGCCTCAATGGAAAAATGTCCCCCCTCCGGATCCAAGAGGCGACCGAAGACGGGGGGCGAGTCGGGTCTCGGAAGGCATAACCAGTCCACAGAGCCGAGCCGACTGATGAGAGCGGAGATCTGGCAATTGCCAATCAAGCCATAGGGGTACATGGGCTCCTCCAACGTTATCAGGTTTTCCTTTTCCTATGATATCAAAATAAAGTATGTAGCCAGCTATGCGTTTATCACTCCGTTTCATTCTTCCCTTGATAGCCGTCTTGAGCCTGATCGCATACGGCGTGATTCCTCTTGTCGATCAACTGACGCTGAAATGGTTCGTCCGCGACATCGACATCCGAACCAACCTCATCGTCAATACGGTTGAAGACACGCTGATCCCGCTGATTGAACAAAAATCCAAGGCGAAGATTCTGACTTTTTTCAATCGGATCACGCAGGATGAGCGGCTCTTCGCACTCGGCTTCTGTGATCCAGAAAGGAGCATTGCTTTCAGGACGCAAACATTCCCGGAGGAGATTCACTGCGAGTCCACGGAAAGTGCGATTCTTCGCTTGGCGCAGGGGCCGCTTCACGTCGCCTATCAGGTCATCGAGGACAAGGGGAGAGTCCTTGGAACACTTGTTCTGATTCACGATATGAGTTTTGTGGAGCGGCGCAGTGCCGATACCAAACGATATATTTTCGGCTTCTTTGTGGGCTTGGGAATCATCATTTCATCTGTAACCGTACTGATTGCAAAATTGAGTTGGCGGGGATGGGTTTCCGGAATTCGCGCTCTTCTCAAGGGAGAGGGCCTTCTCCAACCGCTGGCGCACGTGAGTTCCCCGGAGCTTCGGCCGATCGCGAAAGATCTGCGCGCCCTGATCCGTGATTTGGACTTTGACCGAAAAACCAGAGATGAAAGCCAAATCAGTTGGAGTTCGAGGTCGCTAAAAGAAATTTTACGGCAAGAGTTGTCAGGGGATCAGGTCCTCATCGTATCGAACAGGGAACCTTACATCCACGTTCGCAAGGAGAAGGAGATCGAAATTCAAGTTCCCGCCAGCGGCCTCGTGACAGCCCTGGAACCGGTCATGCGCGCGTGCTCGGGAACCTGGATCGCCCACGGGGGAGGAAATGCGGATAAAGATGTGGTGGATCGTAACGACCATGTGCGCGTGCCTCCCGACAACCCCTCCTATCAAATCCGCAGGGTCTGGCTCACACCGGAAGAAGAGGCCGGTTACTACTACGGCTTTGCCAACGAAGGGGTGTGGCCGCTTTGTCATATCGCCCACGTACGGCCCACGTTTCGAAGCCGAGATTGGAATCACTACGTTGAAGTGAATCGGAAATTTACTGAAGTCGTGGCGGAAGAAGCACAAACCAATGATCCCGTCGTCTTAGTACAGGACTATCACTTCGCTCTCCTGCCTAAAATGGTTAAAGAAAAACTCCCCAACGCAACGGTAATCACTTTCTGGCATATCCCTTGGCCCAACCCGGAAGCTTTCGGCATTTGTCCTTGGCGGGAGGAGATCCTGGATGGTCTCCTTGGAAGCAGCATTCTTGGATTTCATACACGTTTTCACTGCAACAATTTTGTGGATACCGTGGATCGGTATCTGGAAAGCCGGATCGATCGCGAAACATCCACGATTTCCTATGGCGGCCGCCTGACCGCCGTGAATCATTATCCCATATCGATTGAATCCCCGCTCCGCTGGCTGAAAGAACAGAAGGAAGTGAAGGAATGCCGAAGTCACATTCGTGAAATCAACGGACTCTCTCCGGATCGATTCGTAGGGGTCGGAGTAGACCGCCTCGATTACACAAAAGGAATTCTGGAGCGCTTTATGGCCGTAGAACGCTTTCTGGAACTTCAGCCTCAATGGATCGGGAAATTCACATTCATTCAAATCGCGGCGCCCAGTCGTTCGGTTATCCCGCAGTACCAGCATTTTGAAGCGGACGTTCGCTCGCTGGCCGACAAAATCAATCAACGCTTTTCAAAAAAAGATTACAAACCGATCTACCTGAAAGTGGAGCATCACGAACCGGATCAAATCGTGGAATATTATCGGGGCGCCGATCTCTGCTTTGTAAGCAGCCTGCATGACGGGATGAATCTGGTCGCAAAGGAATTCGTTGCCTCCCGTGACGATGAGCGCGGAGTGCTGATTTTAAGCCAATTCACAGGGGCTTCGCGCGAGCTGCCTGAAGCCCTTATCGTCAATCCATACAACATCGACCAATGCGCAAGGGCATTGCAGATCGCCCTTGAGATGCCGGAGAGGGAACAGCGTGACCGGGTTCGAAGTATGCGGGGCTTGATCCAGGAATTCAACGTGTACCGGTGGGCCGGGAAGATGCTGCTCGATGCATCGCGAATTCGAAAACGAAAGAACTATGAAGTCCCTCTTTCATCCCGATAGCTTACGGATTTTGGAGTCGCTCGCTTTTACAAGAACGCTTTTTGCGTTTGATTATGATGGCACGCTGTCGCAAATAGTGAAGCGACCCGGATTAGCCTCGGTCACGCACAACACTAACTCACTCCTACATGAACTCTCAACGCTGGCACCGGTGGCGATTCTTTCGGGCCGCAGCTTGCGCGATCTAAAGGAACGCCTCACATTCACTCCGAAATATCTGATCGGAAACCACGGTCTGGAAGGCCTTGAAACATCCGCCGAATCCCTTGAAATCGCCGAAAAGATTTGCCGGAAATGGAAGAGGAAACTCGGTGCAAAGTTGACGGGGAGAAAGATAGGTTTGGGCGTTGAATTGGAAGATAAGATGTATTCGATCGCCATTCATTATCGCCGCTCCCGAAATAAGCGAAAGACAAGACTGCACGTTCTGGAAATTACCGCCGACCTTTCCCCACCACCGCGCATCCTCTTGGGAAAATGCGTGATCAATATTCTCCCCTCCGGGGCTCCTCATAAAGGGGTGGCGCTAATGGAACTCATGCAACATCTGGAGATCAAGTCAGCTTTTTACGTCGGGGACGATTACACTGACGAAGATATATTCGCCCTGCCCGATTCGCGAATATTTACGGTACGAGTGGGCGCGAAACGAACTTCGCGAGCGCAATATTTCATACTTAGGCAGACAGACGTTACCAAGGTGCTTCGGCTCTTAATTGACTACCATCGCCATGAGAAACACACATGACCTTCTCAACCCATCCCTTTCTTTCCCTTTTTCGGATCCGATTGTCGATCCATAGGTTAAGCAAATTGTCCGAGCGGAGATTTGGATTGAGTATCGTCCAGTGGTGTTTCTTGAGACGGCTCATCCAGATGCCTGCCGTCTCGGCTCAGACTCTGGCTCAGACAGTGGGAGTACATCCCAGCACGCTAACTCAAACTCTGAAACGCTTGCATCGAAGAGGCCTTATTTTCATCACCGAAGATCCAAGAGACTCCCGGAAAAAGACGATTTCCGTAACCAGACAAGGGAAGGAAGCCCTGGATCTTGCTGAAGTTCGAATGAATCAATTTCTTGAATCTTTTGACGGGGCGGATCGATCGGGATTCGCCCTGAATCAAGTTAACGGTTATCTCGCTAAATTACTGGGCTCAAAAAATGCTGAATCATCACCAACCTCAGTTAAACGTATCTAGAATCGGTGCGACACTCTTCCCATGGCTAACGCCATGGGAACGGCCGGCAAGTCAATTAAGGATGACCTCTCGTGTCGTTACCACATTCAGTTCGTACTGAAGAACCAAGGGCACCTCCCACGGCGAGGGGATCTGAAAGTCCGAACAGAGATTTCGAATTCGATTTCGCTCGAACAGTCGTTCACTTCGGTTCCGTGCCGTCGTGCGTTCTTTGAAGCCCGGAACGAACGCTTTGAGACCGCGTTTTGAATCCAACAGAGAACCCAAGAATGGTCGGTTTCGTTCGCTGAAAGTTTCACAGCCGGAGCACCCGCATGTCCATGGCCATCCGTGAAAAGATCACTTTAGGCCAAGCCAAAGTGGTTTCGCTCGCACGCTGCGTGATGCACCCGACGCGAGGGGAAGATACGTTTTAGAAAGGGAAATATGATCTTTTTTTCTGGAGCGGAATGCATCAATTCTGGCCGCCAAAATGATCGGCACGGCTCTTGAACACGTAACATCCTATGGACGGACCGTAGCTTCGAAACCCCCTCGGGATCGAAACTTTCAGTTCGGGAACCGCGTCACGGATTCGGCAAACCTTATTTTGTGACCGATTTTCGGTCTGTTTCCACGCTCTCGTCTCTAATGGGGTTTGGCCATCTTCAGTCATTTCACGCCCTTATCTACCGCAACGTGTTGGTACGTCCGTTGCTCCAATCGACTACGGCCATCTGCAAGAAAGACGGGCCACGGACGCGGTATCCGTCGAAAAGAGGCTGAACCAGAAGAAAGAAAATGAGAATCGGTGCGTGGAGTGAGGAAGAAATGGAAGAAGGAAAAATGGAGGAAAACAGGGGAAAAAGATGGGGTAGGGAGCCATGCCCACCGACTACGTCGGTGGGGTGCGC from Bdellovibrionota bacterium includes:
- the otsB gene encoding trehalose-phosphatase, encoding MKSLFHPDSLRILESLAFTRTLFAFDYDGTLSQIVKRPGLASVTHNTNSLLHELSTLAPVAILSGRSLRDLKERLTFTPKYLIGNHGLEGLETSAESLEIAEKICRKWKRKLGAKLTGRKIGLGVELEDKMYSIAIHYRRSRNKRKTRLHVLEITADLSPPPRILLGKCVINILPSGAPHKGVALMELMQHLEIKSAFYVGDDYTDEDIFALPDSRIFTVRVGAKRTSRAQYFILRQTDVTKVLRLLIDYHRHEKHT
- a CDS encoding trehalose-6-phosphate synthase, whose product is MRLSLRFILPLIAVLSLIAYGVIPLVDQLTLKWFVRDIDIRTNLIVNTVEDTLIPLIEQKSKAKILTFFNRITQDERLFALGFCDPERSIAFRTQTFPEEIHCESTESAILRLAQGPLHVAYQVIEDKGRVLGTLVLIHDMSFVERRSADTKRYIFGFFVGLGIIISSVTVLIAKLSWRGWVSGIRALLKGEGLLQPLAHVSSPELRPIAKDLRALIRDLDFDRKTRDESQISWSSRSLKEILRQELSGDQVLIVSNREPYIHVRKEKEIEIQVPASGLVTALEPVMRACSGTWIAHGGGNADKDVVDRNDHVRVPPDNPSYQIRRVWLTPEEEAGYYYGFANEGVWPLCHIAHVRPTFRSRDWNHYVEVNRKFTEVVAEEAQTNDPVVLVQDYHFALLPKMVKEKLPNATVITFWHIPWPNPEAFGICPWREEILDGLLGSSILGFHTRFHCNNFVDTVDRYLESRIDRETSTISYGGRLTAVNHYPISIESPLRWLKEQKEVKECRSHIREINGLSPDRFVGVGVDRLDYTKGILERFMAVERFLELQPQWIGKFTFIQIAAPSRSVIPQYQHFEADVRSLADKINQRFSKKDYKPIYLKVEHHEPDQIVEYYRGADLCFVSSLHDGMNLVAKEFVASRDDERGVLILSQFTGASRELPEALIVNPYNIDQCARALQIALEMPEREQRDRVRSMRGLIQEFNVYRWAGKMLLDASRIRKRKNYEVPLSSR